In the genome of Bradyrhizobium arachidis, one region contains:
- a CDS encoding cupin domain-containing protein, with translation MSAMDLATTLRPVPSRATALAVVGGLACALAIGKALPVTMDTVSSALAPLCATAAGSSPLDKVEPIGSYALPNVPGKRVTIVRVFYGPGGFSRPHRHAGSVTAYITKGEIRSQLGGGPVETFGVGQSFFEPPGSTHLVSANASATEPAELIAVFVADEGAQLTTYLE, from the coding sequence ATGTCAGCAATGGATTTGGCCACCACGCTGCGCCCGGTGCCATCGCGCGCGACGGCGCTGGCCGTCGTCGGCGGACTTGCCTGCGCGCTTGCGATCGGCAAGGCGCTGCCGGTGACGATGGACACCGTTTCCAGCGCCCTGGCGCCGCTCTGCGCCACCGCCGCGGGGAGCTCGCCGCTCGACAAGGTCGAGCCGATCGGCTCCTACGCGCTGCCCAACGTGCCGGGCAAGCGTGTGACGATCGTGCGCGTGTTCTACGGCCCCGGCGGGTTCTCGCGGCCGCATCGCCACGCGGGGTCCGTCACGGCCTACATCACCAAGGGAGAGATCCGCTCCCAGCTCGGCGGCGGCCCGGTCGAGACGTTCGGCGTCGGCCAGTCCTTCTTCGAGCCGCCGGGCTCCACGCACCTGGTCTCGGCCAATGCCAGCGCAACGGAGCCGGCGGAGTTGATCGCGGTGTTCGTCGCGGACGAGGGCGCGCAGCTGACGACGTATCTGGAGTGA